The following coding sequences are from one Triticum aestivum cultivar Chinese Spring chromosome 5A, IWGSC CS RefSeq v2.1, whole genome shotgun sequence window:
- the LOC123103528 gene encoding probable NADH kinase: MRRAAETDILRSFGAFGVSNPIQTCMFVLPSIVIRNGQNLDKLDVRLRSCGEVGLITRVVLSVRTETFRREPSHQRGGRVLSPVPMARRRVLLYLKPFDVYPPRPLSGASSLTFPPPPPPPRAANPKILSYLDDRCRVHKDTINLCKSILQRKPLDWISVQRNHLTNPIRDVDLVITVGGDGTLLRASHFLDSSIPILGVNSDPTCSDEVDELTEEFDARRSTGYLCAATAWNFEQILDATLAGSRHYSELSRISVKLNGSQLPTYALNDILVSHPCPASVSRFSLRKRSNGETSRLINSRSSGLRVATATGSTAAMLSAGGFMMPISSRELQYMIREPISPTDADKPLLHGLVKQEQHMLVVWYNQEGAVYIDGSHVTYPIQHGDTLEISSDAPVLKVILPEYLLKQASL, encoded by the exons ATGAGGCGTGCGGCTGAGACGGACATTTTAAGGTCGTTTGGTGCGTTTGGCGTCTCCAACCCTATTCAGACATGTATGTTCGTTTTGCCATCCATTGTCATTCGAAACGGACAAAATTTGGACAAATTGGACGTCCGTTTGAGGTCGTGCGGTGAAGTTGGCCTTATTACACGTGTAGTGCTGAGCGTCCGGACGGAAACCTTCCGGAGGGAGCCGAGCCACCAGCGAGGTGGCCGTGTCCTCTCCCCTGTTCCAATGGCGCGCCGCCGCGTGCTCCTCTACCTCAAGCCCTTCGATGTCTACCCTCCGCGCCCTCTCTCCGGCGCCTCCTCCCTCACCTtcccgccaccgcctccgccgccgcgcgccgccaacCCCAAG ATCTTAAGTTATCTGGATGATCGATGCAGAGTCCACAAGGACACAATCAATCTCTGTAAGAGTATACTACAGCGCAAGCCCCTTGACTGGATCTCAGTGCAGCGAAATCATTTGACAAATCCAATACGTGATGTGGATCTTGTTATTACCGTTGGTGGTGATGGCACACTTTTACGGGCTAGCCATTTTTTGGATAGCTCGATTCCCATTTTAGGTGTTAATTCGGATCCTACTTGTTCTGATGAG GTTGATGAGTTAACTGAGGAATTTGATGCAAGAAGAAGCACCGGATATCTTTGTGCAGCTACTGCCTGGAACTTCGAGCAG ATACTTGACGCAACCCTTGCTGGCAGTAGACACTATTCAGAGCTGTCAAGAATATCAGTGAAACTAAATGGATCCCAGCTACCGACTTATGCTCTGAATGATATATTGGTGTCACACCCCTGTCCGGCAAGTGTGTCGCGCTTCTCATTAAG AAAAAGAAGCAATGGGGAGACCTCACGTTTGATTAATTCTAGATCAAGTGGTCTCAGGGTCGCAACAGCTACTGGATCAACTGCTGCCATGCTATCAGCAGGAGGATTTATGATGCCAATATCAAGTCGTGAGCTTCAGTATATGATAAGGGAGCCCATTTCACCAACGGATGCCGACAAACCACTGCTGCATGGATTAGTTAAGCAAGAGCAACATATGCTTGTTGTTTGGTACAATCAAGAGGGTGCTGTGTATATTGATGGTTCTCATGTAACATATCCAATCCAGCATGGGGATACACTTGAGATCTCCTCAGATGCTCCAGTCTTAAAAGTTATTTTACCAGAATATCTGTTAAAGCAGGCATCTTTATAA